In Zingiber officinale cultivar Zhangliang chromosome 8B, Zo_v1.1, whole genome shotgun sequence, a single genomic region encodes these proteins:
- the LOC122013807 gene encoding probable CCR4-associated factor 1 homolog 11, with product MAVAVVNNNDVLISSSAASASRVEVRSVWAHNLDEEFALIRSAVPFHPFVALDTEYPGVVVASKNPYCTLTLPQRYELIRANVEALRIVQVGLTLSDAAGNLPCAIYSDGTCVCYVWEFNFRDFDISRDRYAPSSVELLKANGVDFQKNQIWGIDSCRFAHHLATSGLLSFGHFSPVSWVTFQGAYDFAFLVKMLTCDCKLPMTVREFLHLVHFFFGKRVFDLKHLCKHCPGLHGGLERVASTVRVERAVGSRHQSGSDSLLTWQVFYQIASRVNPQLIHRPEHMGALFDLQLP from the coding sequence ATGGCTGTCGCAGTCGTCAACAATAACGATGTGCTAATTTCCTCTTCCGCCGCCAGCGCCAGCAGAGTCGAGGTTCGCTCCGTGTGGGCTCATAACCTCGACGAGGAGTTCGCCCTTATCCGCTCCGCCGTCCCGTTCCACCCCTTCGTCGCATTGGACACCGAGTATCCTGGCGTCGTCGTCGCTTCCAAAAATCCCTACTGCACCCTCACCCTCCCCCAACGCTACGAATTGATCCGCGCCAACGTCGAGGCCCTCCGCATCGTCCAGGTCGGTCTCACCCTCTCCGACGCCGCCGGCAACCTCCCATGTGCCATCTACAGCGACGGCACTTGTGTGTGTTACGTGTGGGAATTTAATTTCCGCGACTTCGACATCAGCCGCGACCGTTACGCCCCTTCCTCCGTCGAACTGCTCAAGGCTAATGGCGTCGACTTCCAAAAGAATCAAATATGGGGCATCGACTCTTGCAGATTCGCCCACCACTTGGCCACCTCCGGCTTGCTTTCCTTTGGCCATTTTTCTCCCGTCTCTTGGGTTACCTTCCAAGGCGCCTATGACTTCGCCTTCCTAGTGAAGATGCTGACATGCGACTGCAAATTACCAATGACCGTTCGTGAGTTCTTGCACCTCGTTCACTTCTTTTTTGGCAAAAGGGTGTTCGATCTGAAGCACCTTTGCAAGCATTGTCCTGGGCTTCACGGAGGATTGGAGCGGGTGGCCTCTACCGTCCGAGTTGAGCGAGCAGTGGGCTCTCGACATCAGTCCGGCTCCGATAGCTTATTAACATGGCAGGTGTTCTACCAAATCGCTTCTCGTGTCAATCCACAACTCATCCATCGCCCAGAACACATGGGAGCACTCTTTGACCTCCAACTGCCTTAG
- the LOC122013808 gene encoding probable CCR4-associated factor 1 homolog 11 — MAVAVVNNNDMLISSSAVSASASRVEVRSVWAHNLDEEFALIRSAVPFHPFVALDTEYPGVVVASKNPYCTLTLSQRYELIRANVEALRIVQVGLTLSDAAGNLPCAIYSDGTCVCYVWEFNFRDFDISRDRYAPSSVELLKANGVDFQKNQIWGIDSCRFAHHLATSGLLSFGHFSPVSWVTFQGAYDFAFLVKMLTCDCKLPMTVREFLHLVHFFFGKRVFDLKHLCKHCPGLHGGLERVASTVRVERAVGSRHQSGSDSLLTWQVFYQIASRVNPQLIHRPEHMGALFDLQLP, encoded by the coding sequence ATGGCTGTCGCAGTCGTCAACAATAACGATATGCTAATTTCCTCTTCCGCCGTCAGCGCCAGCGCCAGCAGAGTCGAGGTTCGCTCCGTGTGGGCTCATAACCTCGACGAGGAGTTCGCCCTTATCCGCTCCGCTGTCCCGTTCCACCCCTTCGTCGCATTGGACACCGAGTATCCTGGCGTCGTCGTCGCTTCCAAAAATCCCTACTGCACTCTCACCCTCTCCCAGCGCTACGAATTGATCCGCGCCAACGTCGAGGCCCTCCGCATCGTCCAGGTCGGTCTCACCCTCTCCGACGCCGCCGGCAACCTCCCATGTGCCATCTACAGCGACGGCACTTGTGTGTGTTACGTGTGGGAATTTAATTTCCGCGACTTCGACATCAGCCGCGACCGTTACGCCCCTTCCTCCGTCGAACTGCTCAAGGCTAATGGCGTCGACTTCCAAAAGAATCAAATATGGGGCATCGACTCTTGCAGATTCGCCCACCACTTGGCCACCTCCGGCTTGCTTTCCTTTGGCCATTTTTCTCCCGTCTCTTGGGTTACCTTCCAAGGCGCCTATGACTTCGCCTTCCTAGTGAAGATGCTGACATGCGACTGCAAATTACCAATGACCGTTCGTGAGTTCTTGCACCTCGTTCACTTCTTTTTTGGCAAAAGGGTGTTCGATCTGAAGCACCTTTGCAAGCATTGTCCTGGGCTTCACGGAGGATTGGAGCGGGTGGCCTCTACCGTCCGAGTTGAGCGAGCAGTGGGCTCTCGACATCAGTCCGGCTCCGATAGCTTATTAACATGGCAGGTGTTCTACCAAATCGCTTCTCGTGTCAATCCACAACTCATCCATCGCCCAGAACACATGGGAGCACTCTTTGACCTCCAACTGCCTTAG